A window from Tenacibaculum singaporense encodes these proteins:
- a CDS encoding O-acetyl-ADP-ribose deacetylase, translated as MKIKIIKGGITKIETDAIVNAANSSLLGGSGVDGAIHRTGGSVILEECQQIRNKQGKCKTGEAVITTAGNLPAKKVIHTVGPVYQKGENKEKELLANCYKNSMLLAKKNHLQSIAFPNISTGIYRFPKQVAAEVAPSTIKSTPILDEVIFVCFDNENYTIYKNLLNYE; from the coding sequence ATGAAAATTAAAATTATAAAGGGTGGTATTACCAAAATAGAAACTGATGCAATCGTTAATGCAGCTAATTCAAGTTTATTGGGTGGAAGTGGTGTTGATGGTGCTATACATAGAACTGGTGGTTCTGTTATTTTAGAAGAATGTCAACAAATAAGAAACAAGCAAGGTAAATGTAAAACAGGAGAAGCTGTAATTACAACCGCTGGAAATCTTCCTGCTAAAAAGGTTATACATACTGTTGGTCCAGTGTATCAAAAGGGAGAAAATAAAGAAAAAGAATTACTAGCAAATTGCTACAAGAACAGCATGTTACTTGCTAAGAAAAATCATTTACAATCTATCGCTTTTCCTAACATTAGCACAGGAATTTATCGCTTTCCTAAACAAGTAGCAGCTGAAGTAGCTCCTTCAACAATAAAAAGTACTCCAATATTAGATGAAGTCATTTTTGTTTGTTTTGATAATGAAAACTACACGATATATAAAAACTTATTAAACTATGAATAA